In the genome of Arabidopsis thaliana chromosome 4, partial sequence, the window ctttggtttgatttgtttctaatttgcgtacatttgataaaaaaaaaaaatctagaaaactGGAGGCCAGTGAAGCAAATGGCTTGGTCAATAAAGAAATACAGCAAAGGGGccaaatgatttataaaagaGCCAGTTTCACCTTCTTTAAGTAGTGATTTTAATCCCTCCTAGCTTCTCACCATTGTAGTTGAAGAAcggagagggagagagagataactttctcctcttttaaaatttcaaaagtgaTCCAAATTCCAGGTTCATTCTACATTCTCCTTTAGTTTTATGTATACTTTTGTTCTCCTTGTTTGCAAGATATTGAGGTTTCTTGTTCGACAAGTAATAGAGACAATAAATTCATATCTTCATCTGCTTTTCAGGTTCTGGCGTCTTGAGGAGTTGCTTAAGAGATGGCGTCATGGACTTCATCCCAGTTCCTGTATGAAGAAACCAAGCCATGGGGTATTCAGTTCTTGGAAAAGTTTAAGCGTTCAGGAAGACTCTCCTTCAAGCAATACCAAGCCCTTGTCTTCATTTTGACCTTTGTCGCCTACATCGCCTTCCATGCTGCCCGAAAGCCCAATAGCATTGTCAAGGGAACACTTTCTGCATCAACAATCGAAGGCGGTTGGGCTCCTTTTGATGGACCTGATGGAACAGCCTTGCTTGGGCAGATCGACTTGGCTTTCCTCTCTGTCTATGCGGTTGGGATGTTTGTGGCAGGTCACTTGGGCGATCGTTTGGATCTCAGGACGTTTCTGACCATCGGTATGATCGGGACCGGCCTTTTCACAGCTCTCTTCGGGGTCGCATTCTGGGCGAATTTCCACAGCTTCTACTATTTCTTGGCGGTTCAGGTTATGGCGGGGTTGTTTCAGTCGATAGGTTGGCCTTGTATCGTGGCTGTGCTCGGGAATTGGTTcgacaagaagagaagaggaatgATTATGGGTGTTTGGAGCGCTCACACTTCCCTCGGTAACATTGCAGGGTCTCTGATCGCGTCTGGGCTGCTTAGATATGGGTGGGGTTGGTCATTTCTTGGCCCGGCTTTTCTCATGACTTTTCTTGGGATCGTTGTTTACCTTTTCTTGCCGGTGAATCCTCCAACCGTTGaggcagagagagatggaaCTGAAATTGACTCTACCATGAGGCTCGGTGACACCATTACAGAGAGCTTATTGGAATCTAGAATGAGTACTGGATTCGATAGAAAGGCAGTCGGGTTCATGGCCGCTTGGAAAATCCCCGGTGTTGCTCCTTTCGCCTTCTGCCTCTTCTTCACAAAGTTGGTCTCATACACTTTCCTCTACTGGCTTCCTTTCTACGTCAGCCACAACAGTAATGTTTCTCATCATCTCTCCTTCCTTTTACCTCTAGTGTTGTAGCCTGACTATATATGCATTGTCTGAATTATATGTGATGCAGTGATCGGAGGAGAGTACCTGTCAGAGGAGACATCAGGAAACTTGTCGACAATCTTCGATGTTGGAGGCGTTGTTGGTGGAGTCTTAGCCGGATACATATCTGATCAACTCAACGGCAGAGCCATCACAGCAGCAGGATTCATGTACTTGGCCATCCCAGCTCTTTTCCTCTACAGAGTCTTTGGACACATCTCATTGACCATCAATGTCATCCTCATGTTCACATCAGGAGTCTTCATCATTGGACCATTTGCTCTCATCACAACAGCTGTCTCAGCTGATCTCGGAACCCACAAATCTCTCAAAGGCAATGCAAGGGCTTTGGCTACAGTCTCAGCTATCATAGACGGCACAGGATCCGTCGGTGCTGCGATTGGACCAGTCCTCACTGGTTACATCTCTGCCATAAGCTGGGACGCAGTGTTTTACATGTTGATGACTGCAGCATTGATCTCTGGATTGTTGCTCACTAAACTAATCATAGCAGAAGTCAAAGCGTTATTGTTTGGATCAGAAGATGAAGTAgctgcatcatcatcatcaccaccagcATCCAGACCTCCCATTGATGTCCTCGTTTGAGTTTTTTCCTTCATTATTTATCAGTTTCTTTGACAATTTCACACtttttttatccttttaaAGTTCGTTCCTTTTTCCCCAGTTGTCTTCATTTCTTAAGTTTGAATGAGAATAAGATTACCTAATTTGGTTGTCGAATGATAtttaaaccaatcaaaacaGCTGAAAATTGCAGCAATCGGAATAAAGAATCATCATTTGGTTCTATATGATCATCAAATTTCACTGAATTTACACATAAACCTTAAGAAGTAgcaaaattcatttttaaaaaaggtaCAAGAGACGGTGAATTCACCGGAGAAGCTGCTAAGTGGAATCTGTCAAACGTCGTCTCTGCTTTTGGGCTTGCGATATTTCTCCTCAACTTGCTTGGCCATTGAAACGGCGCAGTGACCGAGCTTTTTGATGTTAGGGACGTTGTAGGTCTGAGCGATGTAGATCCCGCACACTGTTCCCATGATGAAAGAGAAGCTGCTCCTTATTATccccatcttcttctccgtagatcggatttttttttttgggtttattgAATTGGAGATATTTTGATCGGAGAGATTGACGGAATTAAAAGCGAAATCCGCCAAGATCATGAGAATTCTGGAAATTAAAAGTCGAAGAATTGAAGATCCATTACTGGGCCTGTAAGGcccaaatatattaaaaatttacatgGGCTTTTTGCGTTAAATCCATATGAATttagcttttgtttgtttttatatggGAAAATTCAAACTAGTCACCAACTTAAGAAATCTTTAATGAGTTAAaggtgtttttggttaaaggGGTCATATTCAAATTTGTTGGTGTGTCAAAATCAAACTATTgctcttaaagaaaaaaaatgtttactGAGATgtatataacattttgttgttgttaaaaatggttagaaaatattataactagagtttttggtttcaccaaaaccatatataacaaatgaattaaataaattttttgatgttatatagattttttcaGTAGGCATACATATGTTGAAAAtaaactcaacaaaaaaaacatgtgttGACCGTATcagtttattttctaattaataagaaaagtaTTCTATTGTTTTCcaggaaggaagaagatatcGAATTTTGCTCTTTCTACTTTTCGATTCTCTCTCGATCGAGAGGAGAAAAAGACAGAGAGGCACGGTGACACGCTGCTTTCACAGAATTTCCCCAACCGACAGACAAGCTTCGCGGATTCAGGTTTTTCTATGATTCGATCCATTTCTTAAGAACTCTGCATTTTATTCCTTGTAAAATCTTCCTCCTAGCTCCTTTCTtcaattttcgatttttgatttatattgtttcaattttggatcatatctttttatttcttgtgaATCGGGTCTTTGTACTTGGTACCTCTATGTAGCATTTTTGGCTTCTGTACAAATCTGATTTCACCTGTATGCATACGACTCAATCTAAAAGAACCCAAGTTTTGGATTTTCCTCTGCTTTGGAGCTCAATTTTCTTTAcattctgaaaaaaaaatcatctttttaTGGAAATGTTCAATTTTTGTAGTTGTTTGTATCGTCCGAGTCTTAATACTTATGAGAGATCATGTCTTTGCAGATGGCGTCATGCTAATATGACTAAATGAGATTCTGGGGATTAAGTTTAAGTGGGAAGGCTGTAATAGTTCCTAATGGGGATAAAGTACTTGCCCGTCTCCGTAGCATCAACAGCTCTCAGCTTTGTTGGACTTCAAGTCTGGACAGAGTTGTCTCTCGATAGACTTCGAGCAGATGGGCTGATTGCCAAGAACATTTCTTTAGGAGACTCTGAGCATGCGCTTGAGCTGCTTCTGGGCTCTTATTTCACTATTGCGCTGCTTACAAATTTTGTGCTCAATGTGTATATTCTTCTGGTACTTTCTCTCAAGGTAAGAGTAACCTTTTACTATTGGGATGCAATATAAGCAatgttttttctaatatttagcTTTCGTAGACATCGTAGGCTCCCTCCAAATCAATGAAATTGAACTTCCAAACTTCACTAGATTCATACTTTAAGCGATTAATACCTTTATGAAATTCCTTCTATCCTTAGACTGAGCTTGTTTGCCTCCTAATCTACATTAGTCACTGGTAGAGAGGTGTCTCATTATTTGTTACTCTTATTCTTAATTGTTTCACTTGTTCTTGGGACATCTTTTTTAGGCTCTTAAAGTTTCAGACTTGCACCACTGATTTCTCTTCTGTTGGAAACAGAGTCCAATTTACAGTTCTTACTTTGGTTACGATcgaaaacattattattagttttccCCTGCGAATGTAGTGATGTGCATAAGAAGCAAATGTTCTTAATTTATAAGAGTCAAACTCTCGTTTCCGGTAGTTGAATGTCTTGCATGAAAGAAAACTCAGGAATTTCATACTgtttgttaattgtttctgGAGATGTCTTGTGACCATTGTCTGTGGTTCTAATGTCTTCTCAACATCTTCTGCAGACTCTATTTTTTGGAGATTTATATGATGTTGAAACCAAAAAGTTGGTGGAGCGACTTGCCAATTATATCATATACAAGGTAGCTGTTCTTACTTTGATTGAAAACTAGACTCTGACATACAATAACCTACATTCTGTGTTTTGTATGAGATATTCTTGGTAGTGttcattatttaaaataactGTGTCAGGTAAACAAATGGTATATTATTATAGTGACAGAGTAATGGGAAAcagaaaaatagtttttgaaGCCTCAGAGGTCTTTACTTAGACAGTTGATTCTGCCACATTTTCCCTTCATTTCCTCTTGCACTTTGTTTCTATGTGTAGTGTTTTCTGGATTTGAGTTATTTGCAGACATATGTATGTATTGTGGGTGTTAATAGTTTATTTCCCGCTTCTAATCCTCCTGTCCCTAGGGTACGTTTCTACCACTGGTGATTCCCCCAACAATATTTCAGGGTGTACTGTGGACAGTTTGGTTGACTGTTCTATGTACTTTAAAGGTATGAAACACTGGGCGTTCTTGATTTACGAGAAACCAAATTCTGAATTATCTTTTGTCGACACCCTAAACTGTACCTTGTAATGTTATGTAGATGTTTCAAGCTTTGGCTAGAGACCGGCTTGAACGATTGAAtgcatctccttcttctacACCTTGGACATACTTTCGTGTGTATTC includes:
- the G3Pp2 gene encoding root hair specific 15 (root hair specific 15 (RHS15); FUNCTIONS IN: transporter activity; INVOLVED IN: transport, transmembrane transport; EXPRESSED IN: root hair, root; CONTAINS InterPro DOMAIN/s: Major facilitator superfamily (InterPro:IPR020846), Major facilitator superfamily MFS-1 (InterPro:IPR011701), Major facilitator superfamily, general substrate transporter (InterPro:IPR016196); BEST Arabidopsis thaliana protein match is: Major facilitator superfamily protein (TAIR:AT1G30560.1); Has 24096 Blast hits to 23877 proteins in 2274 species: Archae - 433; Bacteria - 19651; Metazoa - 1044; Fungi - 1491; Plants - 385; Viruses - 0; Other Eukaryotes - 1092 (source: NCBI BLink).): MASWTSSQFLYEETKPWGIQFLEKFKRSGRLSFKQYQALVFILTFVAYIAFHAARKPNSIVKGTLSASTIEGGWAPFDGPDGTALLGQIDLAFLSVYAVGMFVAGHLGDRLDLRTFLTIGMIGTGLFTALFGVAFWANFHSFYYFLAVQVMAGLFQSIGWPCIVAVLGNWFDKKRRGMIMGVWSAHTSLGNIAGSLIASGLLRYGWGWSFLGPAFLMTFLGIVVYLFLPVNPPTVEAERDGTEIDSTMRLGDTITESLLESRMSTGFDRKAVGFMAAWKIPGVAPFAFCLFFTKLVSYTFLYWLPFYVSHNMIGGEYLSEETSGNLSTIFDVGGVVGGVLAGYISDQLNGRAITAAGFMYLAIPALFLYRVFGHISLTINVILMFTSGVFIIGPFALITTAVSADLGTHKSLKGNARALATVSAIIDGTGSVGAAIGPVLTGYISAISWDAVFYMLMTAALISGLLLTKLIIAEVKALLFGSEDEVAASSSSPPASRPPIDVLV
- a CDS encoding uncharacterized protein (unknown protein; LOCATED IN: endomembrane system; BEST Arabidopsis thaliana protein match is: unknown protein (TAIR:AT2G35736.2); Has 78 Blast hits to 78 proteins in 13 species: Archae - 0; Bacteria - 0; Metazoa - 0; Fungi - 0; Plants - 78; Viruses - 0; Other Eukaryotes - 0 (source: NCBI BLink).), producing MGIIRSSFSFIMGTVCGIYIAQTYNVPNIKKLGHCAVSMAKQVEEKYRKPKSRDDV